From a single Hypanus sabinus isolate sHypSab1 chromosome 7, sHypSab1.hap1, whole genome shotgun sequence genomic region:
- the LOC132397465 gene encoding zinc finger protein 239-like: MGERVLTVPCMGGDALSHLICSECGKGFTLLSHIFAHQLVHTGERLFTSSDGGKGFSRSSDLMAHHTGEIPFICSDCGKGFTHLCHLMIHQRIHTGERPFTCSDCGKAFARSSNLQRHQRVHTGERPFICSVCGKGFTQLSNLRTHQSVHTGKRPYICSECGKGFTQSSHLQTHQSVHTEERPFTCSDCGKGFTRSSQLLAHQSVHTGEMPFTCSDCGKGFPRSSELRLHQRVHTGERPFTCSECGKAFTQSSNLVTHRRTHTREKV, from the coding sequence ATGGGAGAGAGAGTGCTAACTGTTCCATGTATGGGAGGAGATGCACTCAGTCACCTgatctgctctgaatgtgggaagggattcactttgttGTCCCACATATTTGCACATCaattagttcacactggggagaggctgttcaccagCTCAGACGGTGGGAAGGGATTTTCTcgatcatctgacctaatggcacaccaCACTGGGGAGataccgttcatctgctcagattgtgggaagggattcactcatttaTGTCACTTAATgatacaccagcgaattcacactggggagaggccattcacctgctcagactgtggaaaggcaTTTGCTCGGTCATCAaacctgcagagacaccagcgagttcacacaggagagaggccatttatctgttctgtgtgtgggaagggattcactcagttaagCAACCTtcggacacaccagtcagttcacactgggaagaggccGTACATCtgttctgaatgtgggaagggattcactcagtcatcccacctacagacacaccagtcGGTTCACACTgaagagaggccattcacctgctcagactgtgggaagggattcactcggtcatctcagctactggcacatcagtcagttcacactggcgaaatgccgtttacctgctcagactgtgggaagggatttcctCGATCATCTGAACTGAGGctgcatcagcgagttcacactggggagaggccgttcacatgctctgaatgtgggaaagcatttactcagtcatccaaccttgtGACACATCGACGAACTCACACTAGGGAAAAAGTTTAA